From Paenibacillus sp. FSL H8-0537:
GCTGGTCAAGCACCGCCCTAGGGCTGATCGTCGCTCCAAAAATAATGCCTTTCGCTGGTGTGCCGCCTATCGGACCCAGCTCCACCGTAAACGTCAGCGCTTCGCCAACGCCCTCCTCGGCCGCCACATAACCAACACCATCAGATATGCCAACTCCAAGATTGGCTACGGCTCCAGGGAATGCCTCCATGAGCGCCCGCCTTGCGATAATTTTGCGTTCGGTTAGCTGCAAAGGCTCGATACCGCCCTGTACGGCTAGCAAATCACCGCTCATATAGCGGTTGCTTTCCGTCTGGTACGTCTGCATTTGCTCTGGAACGACGACGACGGCATCGACCAGGAAGCCGGGAATTTTGATCGTCTTCGGATGCTGCGAACGAGCTTGAACCATTCGCTGCACTTGTACAATGACAATGCCGCCGCTATTTTTCGTAGCCTGTGCAATGCTGAGCACATCCAGAAAAGTCGGCTCATCCTCCATCGTAATATAACCGTCTGTATCGGCAGTCGTACCGCGAATAATCGCCACATCCGGCTTAATCGACGGATAGAACAGCCATTCCTTGCCGTCGATTTCCATCAGGCGGACAAGCTCCTTCGTCGTGCGCTCATTAAGCTTGCCGCCTTGCTGGCGAGGATCAACGAATGAGCCAAGCCCAACATGGCTCAAAATACCGGGATGCCCCGCTGCCGTGGAACGGAAGAGCTGTGTAATGACACCTTGCGGGAAGCAATACGCTTCGATTTGGTTCGTCTCAGCCAGCTCCGACATCCGCGGCGACTGCCCCCAATGCCCGCCAATCGCTTTGATGCAAAGGCCGGCAATCGCGATCGGGCTCATCCCTCTATCTGCCCGGTCACCGAGACCGGTTGTGTGAAGATAAGTCAGCCCGCTTGGCTGCTGCTCTTTGTGATAGCGATCAGCGAGTGCTTCAATGACAGCAGTCGCCTCGACAATTCCGCCGCCGGCGCCGCTAAAGGCGACCGTGGCTCCGTCAGAAATGAGGCGCACGGCCTCATCAGCGGTCAAAATGGGAACCGGACCGGTTCTTTTTTTCAAAGTTGCATTAGACATGATGGATAATTCTCCTTCTTCGGCTGCTTTCGTCTGTGCCTCTATATAAGTTCAGCAAATCAGCGGT
This genomic window contains:
- a CDS encoding CoA-transferase yields the protein MSNATLKKRTGPVPILTADEAVRLISDGATVAFSGAGGGIVEATAVIEALADRYHKEQQPSGLTYLHTTGLGDRADRGMSPIAIAGLCIKAIGGHWGQSPRMSELAETNQIEAYCFPQGVITQLFRSTAAGHPGILSHVGLGSFVDPRQQGGKLNERTTKELVRLMEIDGKEWLFYPSIKPDVAIIRGTTADTDGYITMEDEPTFLDVLSIAQATKNSGGIVIVQVQRMVQARSQHPKTIKIPGFLVDAVVVVPEQMQTYQTESNRYMSGDLLAVQGGIEPLQLTERKIIARRALMEAFPGAVANLGVGISDGVGYVAAEEGVGEALTFTVELGPIGGTPAKGIIFGATISPRAVLDQPYQFDFYDGGGLDVSFLSFAEMDQAGNVNVHKFNGKIMGVGGFIDIAQNSKKVVFSGTFTAGGLDVQVKDGQVDIAKEGRFRKIVPALADISFNGVEAAQNGKEVIFITERAVFQLTARGLMLCEIAPGIDLQRDVLDLLAFEPLISPELKLMDARLFQAEPMGLKQEWDAATV